One genomic region from Pseudoduganella dura encodes:
- a CDS encoding alpha-amylase family glycosyl hydrolase, which translates to MKPTSIALSIAFAGSLAISGSAALAAPPQKMPFMWENATVYFLLTDRFANGDRANDLAYGRKADAAPLRGYLGGDLKGLTAKVKEGYFDSLGVDAIWLTPPVEQIHAGTDEGTGKSYGFHGYWARDFTALDANLGTEQDFRDFVDAAHARGIRVLLDVVMNHTGPVTQADPVWPADWVRTSPTCTHKDAPTTISCTLVDNLPDVRTESDTPVALPPALAEKWKKEGRYEREVKELDDFFARTGYPRAPRYYLMKWHADWIRKYGIDGYRADTVKHTEAGVWKELRTVTEAAHDEWKKANPGKVLGDGKFFTVAEVYNYSIGHGREFDMGGGVKTDFHANGFDSLINFSLPADAKGGYESVFARFDTQLHGPLRGKSVLNYLDSHDDANAFDAARVKPFESANKLLLAPGAAQIYYGDETARRLDIAEAVGDAKLRSPMNWDELADNAARDGYRVADVRAHWSKVGQFRRAHVAIGAGRHGKLADAPYTFSRTYSGNAFADKVVVALDVPVGKPVAIKVGGIFANGTKVRDAYADATYTVANGAVRTGGKFNTVLLEAAP; encoded by the coding sequence ATGAAGCCCACATCCATTGCATTGTCCATCGCGTTTGCCGGATCACTGGCGATATCCGGTTCGGCCGCCCTGGCCGCGCCGCCGCAAAAAATGCCGTTCATGTGGGAGAACGCGACCGTTTATTTCCTGCTTACCGACCGCTTCGCCAACGGCGACAGGGCCAACGACCTGGCATATGGCCGCAAGGCCGATGCCGCGCCGTTGCGGGGTTACCTGGGTGGCGACCTGAAGGGGCTGACGGCGAAGGTGAAGGAGGGCTATTTCGACAGCCTGGGCGTCGACGCGATCTGGCTGACGCCGCCCGTGGAACAGATCCATGCCGGCACAGACGAAGGCACCGGCAAATCGTATGGCTTCCATGGCTACTGGGCGCGCGACTTCACGGCGCTCGACGCGAACCTGGGCACCGAGCAGGACTTCCGCGACTTCGTCGACGCCGCCCATGCGCGCGGCATCCGCGTGCTGCTCGATGTGGTGATGAACCACACCGGGCCGGTGACGCAAGCCGATCCAGTGTGGCCGGCGGACTGGGTGCGCACCTCGCCCACCTGCACGCACAAGGATGCGCCGACCACGATCTCGTGCACGCTGGTGGACAACCTGCCGGACGTGCGCACCGAAAGCGATACGCCGGTGGCGCTGCCGCCGGCGCTCGCCGAAAAATGGAAGAAGGAAGGGCGCTACGAGCGCGAGGTGAAGGAGCTCGATGATTTCTTCGCCCGCACCGGTTACCCGCGCGCGCCGCGCTATTACCTGATGAAGTGGCACGCGGACTGGATCCGCAAGTACGGCATCGACGGCTACCGCGCCGATACCGTCAAGCACACCGAGGCGGGCGTATGGAAGGAGCTGCGCACGGTGACCGAGGCCGCACACGACGAATGGAAGAAGGCCAATCCCGGCAAGGTGCTGGGCGACGGCAAGTTTTTCACCGTGGCCGAGGTCTACAACTATTCCATCGGCCATGGCCGCGAGTTCGACATGGGCGGCGGCGTGAAGACCGATTTCCATGCCAACGGCTTCGACAGCCTGATCAACTTCAGCCTGCCGGCCGATGCGAAGGGCGGCTACGAAAGCGTGTTCGCCAGGTTCGATACGCAGCTGCATGGCCCGCTGCGCGGCAAGTCGGTGCTGAACTACCTCGACTCGCACGATGACGCCAACGCATTCGATGCCGCGCGCGTCAAACCGTTCGAGTCCGCGAACAAGCTGCTGCTGGCGCCGGGCGCCGCGCAGATCTACTATGGCGACGAAACCGCGCGGCGGCTCGACATCGCCGAGGCCGTCGGCGATGCGAAACTGCGCTCGCCGATGAACTGGGACGAGCTGGCCGACAATGCCGCGCGCGATGGCTACCGCGTCGCCGACGTGCGCGCCCACTGGAGCAAGGTGGGGCAGTTCCGGCGCGCCCACGTTGCCATCGGGGCCGGCCGCCATGGCAAGCTCGCCGATGCGCCTTACACCTTCTCGCGCACCTACAGCGGCAACGCCTTCGCCGACAAGGTGGTGGTGGCGCTCGATGTCCCGGTCGGCAAGCCGGTCGCGATCAAGGTCGGCGGCATCTTTGCCAACGGCACGAAAGTACGCGACGCCTATGCCGACGCCACCTACACCGTCGCCAACGGCGCCGTGCGCACCGGCGGCAAGTTCAATACCGTGCTCCTCGAAGCTGCCCCCTAA
- a CDS encoding TIM-barrel domain-containing protein, producing the protein MKITTTAALALAFACQSAAAQNSARHVQSWTEKGGVLEIVTNDGRYLIRPYSSAILETTFVPDGEEHDARSHAVVLAPAGVAATVKEAGGRIEFATPGIAVTIERRPLRIAYTYKGQPLVAEKLGYTRKNGIEALEFALDGDEALYGAGARAVGMNRRGNRFQLYNKAHYGYGNRSELLNFTIPMALSSKRYALHFDNPQAGWLDFDSRKDGTLSYETTGGRKTYQVIAGDAWSDVMAGYTSLTGRQPLPPRWAFGNFASRFGYHDEKEVRAVVDRFIDEKIPLDAVVLDLYWFGKEVKGTMGNLAWDKDSFPNPQGMLRDLKARGVNTVVITEPFVLTTSSRWQEAVDAKALATTKEGAPYTYDFFFGNTGLVDIFSPQGRSWLWKIYKGLKEQGVAGWWGDLGEPELHPAALQHATGSADQVHNIYGHDWARLIAEGYAKDYPDERPFILMRAGYSGSQRFGLIPWSGDVSRSWGGLQSQMEIALQMGMQGLAYMHSDLGGFAGPVLDDELYVRWLQYGVFQPLFRPHAQEEVPSEPVFRAPRAKRLATEAIRLRYTLLPYHYTMAFENSTTGMPLMRPVLFEDAANDAGTLASTYLWGGSFLVAPVTEPGAKRKEVYFPTKGSAWFDFHSGERHGGGILETVDVVAERIPVYVRAGAFVPMAPVVQATRDYTGRAIDLHYWHDAGVTSSSGMLYDDDGATADAYGRGKYEIARFTASAQPGMLDIGIATETGSAAEPVVRAYTVHVHGIARPRRVLLDGQALAFTWDAKTRVAKAVLPARARLAAKVSVQL; encoded by the coding sequence ATGAAAATCACCACGACCGCAGCGCTCGCGCTGGCCTTCGCCTGTCAATCCGCCGCCGCGCAGAACAGCGCGCGGCACGTGCAAAGCTGGACCGAGAAGGGCGGCGTGCTCGAGATCGTCACCAACGACGGCCGCTACCTGATCCGGCCCTATTCGTCGGCGATCCTGGAAACCACGTTCGTTCCGGATGGCGAGGAGCATGACGCGCGATCGCACGCGGTGGTGCTGGCGCCCGCCGGCGTGGCCGCCACGGTGAAGGAAGCGGGTGGCCGCATCGAGTTCGCCACCCCGGGCATCGCCGTGACGATCGAGCGCCGGCCGCTGCGGATCGCCTACACGTACAAGGGCCAGCCGCTGGTGGCGGAAAAACTGGGCTACACGAGGAAGAACGGTATCGAAGCGCTTGAGTTCGCGCTCGACGGCGACGAGGCGCTGTATGGCGCCGGCGCCCGCGCGGTGGGCATGAACCGGCGCGGCAACCGCTTCCAGTTGTACAACAAGGCGCACTACGGCTATGGGAACCGCTCGGAACTGCTGAACTTCACGATTCCCATGGCGCTGTCGTCGAAGAGGTATGCGCTGCACTTCGATAACCCGCAGGCGGGCTGGCTGGACTTCGACAGCCGCAAGGATGGCACGCTGTCGTATGAAACGACTGGCGGGCGCAAGACTTACCAGGTGATCGCCGGCGACGCGTGGTCCGACGTGATGGCCGGCTACACGAGCCTGACGGGCCGCCAGCCGCTGCCGCCGCGCTGGGCGTTCGGCAACTTCGCCAGCCGCTTCGGCTACCACGACGAAAAGGAAGTGCGCGCCGTCGTCGACAGGTTCATCGACGAAAAGATCCCCCTCGACGCGGTGGTGCTGGACCTGTACTGGTTCGGCAAGGAAGTCAAGGGCACGATGGGCAACCTGGCATGGGACAAGGACAGCTTCCCGAATCCGCAGGGCATGCTGCGCGACCTGAAGGCCAGGGGCGTGAACACGGTGGTCATCACCGAACCGTTCGTGCTGACCACCTCAAGCCGCTGGCAGGAAGCGGTCGATGCGAAAGCGCTGGCCACCACGAAGGAAGGCGCGCCGTACACCTATGACTTCTTCTTCGGGAACACGGGCCTGGTCGACATCTTCAGCCCGCAGGGCAGGAGCTGGCTGTGGAAGATCTACAAGGGCCTGAAGGAGCAGGGCGTGGCCGGCTGGTGGGGCGATCTCGGCGAACCCGAGCTGCACCCGGCCGCGCTGCAGCACGCCACCGGCTCGGCGGACCAGGTGCACAACATCTATGGCCACGACTGGGCGCGGCTGATCGCCGAAGGCTACGCGAAGGACTACCCGGACGAGCGCCCGTTCATCCTGATGCGCGCCGGCTATTCGGGCTCGCAACGCTTCGGCCTGATTCCGTGGTCCGGCGACGTGTCGCGCAGCTGGGGCGGATTGCAGTCGCAGATGGAAATCGCGCTGCAGATGGGCATGCAGGGCCTGGCGTACATGCATTCGGACCTGGGCGGCTTTGCCGGCCCGGTGCTGGACGACGAACTGTATGTGCGCTGGCTGCAGTACGGCGTGTTCCAGCCGCTGTTCCGTCCGCACGCGCAGGAGGAGGTGCCCTCCGAACCCGTGTTCCGCGCGCCGCGCGCGAAACGGCTGGCGACCGAGGCAATCCGGCTGCGTTACACGCTGCTGCCTTATCACTACACGATGGCGTTCGAGAACAGCACCACCGGCATGCCGCTGATGCGCCCCGTGCTGTTCGAGGATGCCGCCAACGATGCCGGCACGCTGGCATCGACGTACCTGTGGGGCGGCAGCTTCCTGGTGGCGCCGGTGACCGAGCCGGGTGCGAAGCGCAAGGAAGTGTATTTCCCCACCAAGGGCAGTGCGTGGTTCGATTTCCATAGCGGCGAGCGGCACGGGGGTGGCATTCTCGAAACGGTGGACGTGGTGGCGGAACGCATCCCGGTCTACGTGCGCGCCGGCGCGTTCGTGCCGATGGCACCGGTGGTGCAGGCTACGCGCGACTACACGGGCCGCGCCATCGACCTGCACTACTGGCACGATGCGGGCGTGACGTCGTCGTCGGGCATGCTGTACGACGATGACGGCGCCACAGCCGATGCGTATGGCAGGGGCAAGTACGAGATCGCCCGCTTCACCGCCTCCGCGCAGCCGGGAATGCTCGATATCGGCATCGCCACCGAGACGGGCAGCGCCGCGGAGCCGGTAGTGCGCGCTTACACCGTGCACGTGCACGGTATCGCCAGGCCAAGGCGCGTGCTGCTCGACGGGCAGGCGCTGGCGTTTACGTGGGATGCGAAGACACGGGTGGCGAAAGCCGTGCTGCCGGCACGCGCCAGGCTGGCGGCGAAGGTTTCCGTGCAACTGTGA
- a CDS encoding alpha-D-glucose phosphate-specific phosphoglucomutase produces the protein MAIQTISTAPIPGQRPGTSGLRKKVGVFQQHPYLENFVQSVFDSLGDLSGKTLVLGGDGRYHNRAAVRTILKMAAANGVARVLVGRGGLLSTPAVSCVIRKYEAMGGIILSASHNPGGPDGDFGIKYNIGNGGPAPEAITEAIHQRTLTINSYRISDAPDIDIDHGGRYYVEQMQVEVIDPVEDYAQLMEQLFDFDAIRKLFAGGFRMRFDAMHAVGGPYAKAIIEGRLGAPEGTVINSVPLEDFGGGHPDPNPVNAAELIALMAGDDAPDFGAASDGDADRNMIVGRKFDVTPSDSLAILAANAQVAPGYRGGIAGIARSMPTSRAADRVAEALGIPSYETPTGWKYFGTLLDAGLATLCGEESYGTGSNHVREKDGVWAVLFWLNLLAVKGKPVQQIVEEHWQRFGRNYYSRHDYEGIEVHAAQVLMDDLRVKLAALKGVEMNHYTVDYADDFSYTDPVDGSQATQQGIRIVMTDGSRIVYRLSGTGTEGATLRVYLERYEADPEQHHIPTQQALAALIAIADSVASIAYNTGRSNPSVIT, from the coding sequence ATGGCAATCCAGACGATATCGACGGCACCCATCCCCGGCCAGCGGCCGGGCACTTCCGGCCTGCGCAAGAAGGTCGGCGTTTTCCAGCAACACCCCTATCTCGAGAACTTCGTACAGAGCGTCTTCGATTCGCTCGGCGACCTGTCCGGCAAGACGCTCGTGCTGGGCGGCGATGGCCGCTACCACAACCGCGCCGCCGTGCGCACGATCCTGAAGATGGCCGCCGCCAACGGCGTGGCGCGCGTGCTGGTGGGGCGGGGCGGCCTGCTGTCCACGCCGGCCGTGTCATGCGTGATCCGCAAGTACGAGGCGATGGGCGGCATCATCCTGTCGGCCAGCCATAACCCGGGCGGCCCGGATGGCGACTTCGGCATCAAGTACAACATCGGCAACGGCGGCCCGGCACCGGAAGCAATCACCGAAGCGATTCACCAGCGCACGCTGACGATCAACTCCTACCGGATCAGCGATGCGCCGGATATCGACATCGACCACGGCGGCCGCTACTACGTGGAGCAGATGCAGGTCGAAGTGATCGACCCGGTAGAAGATTATGCCCAGTTGATGGAACAGCTGTTCGACTTCGACGCGATCCGCAAGCTGTTCGCCGGCGGTTTCCGCATGCGTTTCGACGCGATGCATGCCGTGGGCGGCCCCTACGCGAAGGCCATCATCGAAGGCCGGCTGGGCGCGCCGGAAGGCACCGTGATCAACAGCGTGCCGCTCGAGGACTTCGGCGGCGGCCACCCCGACCCGAACCCGGTCAACGCCGCTGAACTGATCGCGCTGATGGCGGGTGACGATGCCCCGGACTTCGGCGCCGCCTCCGATGGCGACGCCGACCGCAACATGATCGTCGGCCGCAAGTTCGACGTCACGCCGTCGGACAGCCTGGCGATCCTGGCCGCCAATGCGCAGGTGGCGCCCGGCTACCGCGGCGGCATCGCCGGCATCGCCCGCTCGATGCCCACGTCGCGCGCCGCCGACCGCGTGGCCGAGGCGCTCGGCATCCCGAGTTACGAAACACCCACCGGCTGGAAGTATTTCGGCACGCTGCTCGATGCGGGCCTGGCCACGCTGTGCGGCGAGGAAAGCTATGGCACCGGCTCGAACCACGTGCGCGAGAAGGATGGCGTGTGGGCCGTGCTGTTCTGGCTGAACCTGCTGGCCGTGAAGGGCAAGCCGGTGCAGCAGATCGTCGAGGAGCACTGGCAGCGCTTCGGCCGCAACTACTATTCGCGCCACGACTACGAAGGCATCGAGGTGCATGCCGCCCAGGTGCTGATGGACGACCTGCGCGTGAAGCTGGCGGCCCTGAAGGGCGTGGAGATGAACCACTACACGGTCGACTACGCCGACGATTTTTCATACACCGATCCGGTCGACGGCTCGCAGGCCACGCAGCAGGGCATCCGCATCGTGATGACGGACGGCTCGCGCATCGTCTACCGGCTGTCCGGCACGGGCACCGAGGGCGCCACGTTGCGCGTGTACCTGGAGCGCTATGAAGCGGATCCGGAACAGCACCACATCCCCACGCAGCAGGCACTGGCGGCGCTGATCGCGATCGCCGACAGCGTGGCCAGCATCGCCTACAACACGGGCCGGAGCAATCCTTCCGTGATCACCTGA
- a CDS encoding alpha-1,6-glucosidase domain-containing protein encodes MDHPSRSRALRIAAAAALATACAAASATTGAAHAAPSSAALCDGDQFQTVLAPAAAGAVNVDARAAWLDRRMLAWPGVRADGRLRLYHARNASLAAPAGGKVVGADGFLPLEPTPAAMPERLRYLGNGPVFALRDADAADVAQAGRIAALHRGQLLLVSEAADGTVLDATRVQVAGALDDLYAAAGAEPELGATPRAAGTTFKLWAPTAQRVSVCTYDKGTGPSRAATPLRFDPATGIWSATLPGNLHGKYYRYAVDVAVPGAGIVRNLVTDPYSVSLTTDSRRGYIADLASPRLKPAGWDADAPPARVRAQPDMSIYELHVRDFSIGDMTVRPAHRGKYTAFLESGSDGMKHLRALSQAGLTDVHLLPVYDIGSIPEQGCVTPWPSGAPDSDAQQKLVGASKLADCYNWGYDPYHYSAPEGSYSTDPEDGGRRVLEFRQMVQALHRAGLRVGMDVVYNHTYTAGQDEKSVLDRVVPGYYHRLDARGVIERSTCCENTATEHRMMGKLMIDSAVLWTKAYHIDSFRFDLMGHQPRATMEALQRRVNAAAGRHVNLIGEGWNFGEVADGKRFVQASQLALNGSGIGTFSDRGRDAVRGGGAGDAGRDMFTRQGYVNGLVYDRNEHAGSAAGAADPAAELLKAADLVKVGLAGTLRTYPLPTHTGEVRELQRIDYGGQPAGYASEPGEVVNYVENHDNQTLYDLNVLRLPASTSTADRARVQVLAAAINAFSQGVAYFHAGFDILRSKSLDRNSFESGDWFNRLDWTYRDNHFGTGLPPAADNGKDYPLFQPLLANPAFKPAPADIAFTRDAFRDLLKIRAGSTLFRLRSAEDVRQRLRFYNTGPSQVPTVIAGRLDGAGYEGAGFGAVLYLLNVDKAAQSIVVPQEAGRAWRLHPVQASPAAADKRAAEARYDATSGRFTIPPRTAVVFVE; translated from the coding sequence ATGGACCATCCATCCCGCAGCCGCGCGCTGCGCATCGCCGCCGCGGCGGCGCTTGCCACGGCCTGTGCCGCCGCATCGGCAACGACAGGCGCCGCGCATGCCGCGCCTTCTTCCGCCGCGCTGTGCGACGGCGACCAATTCCAGACCGTCCTTGCCCCCGCCGCCGCCGGCGCGGTCAATGTCGACGCGCGCGCCGCCTGGCTGGACCGGCGCATGCTGGCATGGCCGGGGGTCCGCGCCGATGGGCGACTGCGCCTCTACCACGCGCGCAATGCGTCGCTGGCGGCACCGGCCGGCGGCAAGGTCGTCGGTGCCGACGGCTTCCTGCCACTCGAACCGACGCCCGCCGCCATGCCGGAACGCCTGCGTTACCTCGGCAACGGCCCCGTGTTCGCGCTGCGGGATGCAGATGCGGCGGACGTGGCACAGGCCGGACGAATAGCCGCCCTGCACCGCGGCCAGCTGCTGCTGGTGAGCGAAGCGGCCGACGGCACCGTGCTCGACGCCACGCGGGTGCAGGTCGCCGGCGCGCTGGACGACCTGTACGCGGCTGCCGGTGCGGAGCCGGAACTGGGTGCGACGCCACGCGCGGCGGGCACCACGTTCAAGCTGTGGGCACCGACCGCGCAGCGGGTTTCGGTCTGCACGTACGACAAGGGCACCGGCCCGTCGCGCGCCGCCACGCCGCTGCGCTTCGATCCGGCGACCGGCATCTGGTCCGCGACGCTGCCCGGCAACCTGCACGGCAAGTACTACCGGTACGCGGTGGATGTGGCGGTGCCGGGCGCCGGCATCGTGCGCAATCTCGTCACCGATCCGTATTCGGTCAGCCTCACCACCGACTCGCGCCGCGGCTACATCGCCGATCTTGCATCGCCGCGCCTGAAACCTGCCGGCTGGGATGCCGATGCGCCGCCGGCCAGGGTGCGGGCGCAGCCCGACATGTCGATCTACGAACTGCACGTGCGCGATTTCTCGATCGGCGACATGACCGTGCGCCCGGCGCATCGCGGCAAGTACACCGCGTTTCTCGAGTCCGGGTCGGACGGCATGAAGCACCTGCGCGCGCTGTCGCAGGCGGGATTGACCGACGTGCACCTGCTGCCCGTCTACGACATCGGCAGCATTCCCGAACAGGGCTGCGTCACGCCCTGGCCGTCCGGCGCGCCGGACAGCGACGCGCAGCAAAAGCTCGTGGGCGCCAGCAAGCTGGCCGACTGCTACAACTGGGGCTACGACCCGTATCACTACAGCGCGCCGGAAGGCAGCTACAGCACCGACCCGGAGGACGGCGGGCGGCGCGTGCTCGAATTCCGGCAGATGGTGCAGGCACTGCACCGGGCCGGCCTGCGCGTGGGCATGGATGTGGTCTACAACCATACCTATACCGCCGGGCAGGACGAAAAATCGGTGCTGGACCGCGTTGTGCCCGGCTACTATCACCGCCTCGATGCCAGGGGTGTCATCGAGCGCTCGACCTGCTGCGAGAACACGGCCACCGAGCACCGCATGATGGGCAAGCTGATGATCGATTCGGCGGTGCTGTGGACGAAGGCTTACCACATCGATTCGTTCCGTTTCGACCTGATGGGCCACCAGCCGCGCGCCACGATGGAGGCGCTGCAGCGCCGCGTGAACGCGGCGGCGGGCCGGCACGTGAACCTGATCGGCGAAGGCTGGAACTTCGGCGAGGTGGCGGACGGCAAGCGCTTCGTGCAGGCGTCGCAGCTGGCGCTGAACGGCAGCGGCATCGGCACCTTCAGCGACCGTGGCCGGGATGCCGTGCGCGGCGGCGGCGCCGGCGATGCCGGCCGCGACATGTTTACGCGCCAGGGCTATGTGAACGGCCTGGTGTACGACCGCAATGAACACGCGGGCAGCGCGGCCGGCGCTGCCGACCCGGCTGCCGAGCTGCTGAAAGCGGCGGACCTGGTGAAGGTGGGCCTGGCCGGCACGCTGCGCACGTATCCGCTGCCGACGCACACCGGCGAAGTCCGCGAACTGCAGCGGATCGACTACGGCGGCCAGCCGGCCGGCTACGCCAGCGAGCCCGGCGAAGTCGTCAACTACGTGGAGAACCACGACAACCAGACGCTGTACGACCTGAACGTGCTGCGGCTGCCGGCATCGACATCGACCGCCGACCGCGCCCGCGTCCAGGTGCTGGCCGCGGCGATCAATGCATTCAGCCAGGGCGTGGCCTACTTCCATGCCGGTTTCGATATCCTCCGTTCGAAATCGCTGGACCGCAACAGCTTCGAATCCGGCGACTGGTTCAACCGGCTGGACTGGACCTATCGCGACAATCACTTCGGCACCGGCCTGCCGCCGGCGGCGGACAACGGCAAGGATTACCCGCTGTTCCAGCCGCTGCTGGCCAATCCGGCGTTCAAGCCGGCGCCGGCCGACATCGCCTTCACACGCGACGCCTTCCGCGACCTGCTGAAAATCCGCGCCGGCAGCACGCTGTTCCGGCTGCGCAGCGCGGAAGACGTGCGGCAACGGCTGCGGTTCTACAACACCGGCCCCTCCCAGGTACCGACCGTGATCGCCGGCCGGCTCGATGGCGCCGGCTACGAAGGTGCCGGATTCGGGGCAGTGCTGTACCTGCTGAACGTCGACAAGGCCGCGCAATCGATCGTCGTGCCGCAGGAAGCGGGCCGCGCCTGGCGGCTGCATCCCGTGCAGGCATCCCCCGCCGCCGCCGACAAGCGCGCCGCCGAAGCGCGCTACGACGCCACCAGCGGCCGCTTCACGATCCCGCCGCGCACCGCCGTCGTGTTCGTGGAGTAA
- a CDS encoding IS4 family transposase, whose amino-acid sequence MHARQIIQRLLGQECPSIHAKRRACLAQIVQAAARAGLGVVRIGKQLRSQTSLRHRIKCCDRLLSNPHLAKERVQIYRAMSQRLLQSRQYVQVAVDWSEIRADGSAQLLRAAAIIEGRAFTLYEEVHPQERLAASLVHKCFMKTLKTILPAHCRAIIITDAGFRATWFKTLNQLGFGWVGRIRNRDLVCQQNGNDWFGCKSLYSRATAKARDLGYFFHVRSNPVDCRLVLYKSKSKGRHCLTKSGQPARARHSKKNSAAQCEPWLLAVSPALAQLRADDIIKIYSGRMQIEQTFRDLKNAKWGMALRHSQTTSLLRLAALLLIGALLTYALWLIGLAARAAGYEVHYGSHPKAGSCLSIFSLAMHWVDDYRRPRLSPSAIKYAFIELVSMVRTWEFEG is encoded by the coding sequence ATGCATGCACGCCAAATCATACAACGATTGTTGGGGCAGGAGTGCCCATCAATTCACGCTAAACGCCGAGCTTGCCTAGCTCAAATTGTGCAAGCTGCAGCTCGTGCCGGGCTGGGCGTTGTACGCATCGGTAAGCAGCTCAGGTCACAAACAAGTCTTCGGCATCGCATCAAGTGCTGTGACCGTTTGCTGAGCAATCCCCATCTGGCCAAAGAGCGGGTGCAGATATACCGAGCAATGAGCCAACGCCTTCTTCAATCCAGGCAATACGTGCAGGTAGCAGTAGATTGGTCAGAAATTCGCGCAGATGGCAGTGCTCAATTGCTGCGTGCAGCAGCCATCATCGAAGGACGCGCCTTTACGCTCTACGAGGAGGTCCACCCTCAGGAGAGGCTCGCGGCATCTTTGGTCCATAAGTGCTTCATGAAGACCCTGAAAACCATCCTGCCAGCGCACTGTCGCGCCATCATCATCACCGATGCAGGATTTCGTGCTACGTGGTTTAAAACGCTCAATCAGCTCGGCTTTGGCTGGGTCGGACGGATACGCAACCGTGATTTGGTGTGCCAACAGAACGGCAACGACTGGTTCGGCTGCAAAAGCTTGTACTCAAGAGCTACCGCAAAAGCGCGCGATTTGGGCTATTTTTTTCATGTCCGCTCCAACCCTGTCGACTGCCGATTAGTGCTGTACAAGTCCAAATCGAAAGGACGGCATTGCTTGACGAAATCCGGTCAACCTGCGCGCGCGCGCCACAGCAAGAAAAACAGCGCTGCCCAATGTGAGCCTTGGCTACTCGCCGTTTCGCCAGCACTGGCACAGCTTCGTGCAGACGACATCATCAAAATTTACTCTGGGCGCATGCAAATCGAGCAGACTTTCCGCGACCTGAAGAATGCCAAATGGGGAATGGCACTGCGACATAGCCAGACTACAAGCCTGCTTCGTCTGGCGGCACTTTTACTAATCGGTGCATTGCTCACTTATGCCTTATGGCTGATCGGCTTAGCGGCACGAGCGGCTGGCTATGAAGTCCACTACGGCAGCCATCCCAAGGCAGGCAGCTGCCTTTCAATCTTCTCGTTGGCAATGCACTGGGTCGACGACTATCGTCGACCCAGACTCTCCCCATCGGCCATCAAATATGCATTTATCGAACTCGTTTCGATGGTCCGCACTTGGGAATTCGAGGGGTAG
- a CDS encoding MFS transporter: MHSSSTKARLSFWQLWNMSFGFFGIQFGFALQNANTSRIFSTLGANPEELPLLWLAAPVTGLLVQPIIGYLSDNTWHPKWGRRRPFFFLGAVFASLALFLMPNSQALWMAAAVLWMMDAAINVSMEPFRAFVGDKLDPSQQTAGFAMQTFFIGCGAVIASLLPTIFSDYLGVSNVAADGGIPDSVRYSFYVGGAVFFLSVMWTVLTADELPPENLEAFRKERSATAGLGHALAEIFGGFGRMPKTMVQLAFVQFFTWIGLFAMWIYTTSAIADNVFNTTDAQSAAYQQAGNWVGTMFAMYSGVAALAAFILPVLARATSRKTVHMICLVIGGLSLASVSQIHDRQALMLPMIGVGIAWASILTMPYAILAGALPAKRMGYYMGVFNFFVVIPQIVSSLLLGFITTRFLGGHTASTLALGGGAMLVAAALTLFVHDAARRAE; this comes from the coding sequence ATGCATTCTTCTTCCACCAAGGCCAGGCTGTCGTTCTGGCAGCTCTGGAACATGAGCTTCGGCTTTTTCGGCATCCAGTTCGGTTTCGCACTGCAGAACGCCAATACCAGCCGCATTTTTTCCACGCTGGGGGCCAATCCCGAGGAATTGCCGCTGCTGTGGCTTGCCGCGCCCGTCACGGGCCTGCTGGTGCAGCCCATCATCGGCTACCTGTCCGACAACACATGGCACCCGAAGTGGGGCCGCCGCCGCCCGTTCTTCTTCCTCGGCGCCGTGTTCGCGTCGCTGGCGCTGTTCCTGATGCCCAATTCGCAGGCGCTGTGGATGGCCGCGGCCGTGCTGTGGATGATGGATGCGGCGATCAACGTTTCGATGGAACCGTTCCGCGCCTTCGTCGGCGACAAGCTCGATCCCTCGCAGCAGACGGCCGGCTTCGCGATGCAGACCTTCTTCATCGGCTGCGGCGCCGTCATTGCCTCGCTGCTGCCCACGATCTTTTCCGACTACCTTGGCGTGAGCAACGTGGCGGCCGACGGCGGCATCCCCGATTCGGTGCGCTATTCGTTCTACGTCGGCGGCGCGGTGTTCTTCCTGTCGGTGATGTGGACCGTGCTGACGGCCGATGAACTGCCGCCGGAAAACCTGGAAGCGTTCCGCAAGGAGCGCAGCGCCACCGCCGGCCTGGGCCATGCGCTGGCCGAGATCTTCGGCGGCTTCGGCCGCATGCCGAAAACGATGGTGCAGCTGGCGTTCGTGCAGTTCTTCACGTGGATCGGCCTGTTCGCGATGTGGATCTACACCACGTCGGCGATCGCCGACAACGTGTTCAATACCACCGATGCGCAATCGGCCGCCTACCAGCAGGCCGGCAACTGGGTCGGCACGATGTTCGCCATGTACTCGGGCGTAGCGGCGCTGGCCGCGTTCATCCTGCCGGTGCTGGCCCGCGCCACCAGCCGCAAGACGGTGCACATGATCTGCCTCGTCATCGGCGGGCTTTCGCTGGCCAGCGTGTCCCAGATCCACGACAGGCAGGCGCTGATGCTGCCGATGATCGGCGTGGGCATCGCATGGGCCAGCATCCTGACGATGCCGTACGCGATCCTGGCCGGCGCGCTGCCGGCGAAACGGATGGGCTACTACATGGGCGTGTTCAACTTCTTCGTCGTCATTCCGCAGATCGTCAGCAGCCTGCTGCTGGGCTTCATCACGACCCGTTTCCTCGGCGGCCATACCGCCAGCACGCTGGCGCTGGGCGGCGGCGCGATGCTGGTGGCCGCGGCGCTGACGCTATTCGTACATGACGCCGCGCGCCGGGCGGAATAA